One part of the Xiphophorus hellerii strain 12219 chromosome 17, Xiphophorus_hellerii-4.1, whole genome shotgun sequence genome encodes these proteins:
- the LOC116736979 gene encoding ninjurin-2-like isoform X1, giving the protein MQGLGKTERGEQGRDIDLASMRSTMPASGPLQGVSTPTLNMNLYATKKTAAEGMLDIALFLANITHMKTVIEQGAGYRYYAAVLTLISFSLALQIVAGVLIIIIARFELTLLPSCRRCLNFLNNLVTGIIFLTLLVNIIKAAFGTQRSCLLRWLFHRFIL; this is encoded by the exons ATGCAGGGACTGGGGAAGACGGAGAGAGGAGAGCAGGGACGCGACATCGACCTGGCGTCGATGAGATCCACCATGCCAGCCAGCGGCCCGCTGCAG ggaGTTTCCACACCTACCTTGAACATGAACCTGTATGCTACCAAGAAGACAGCAGCTGAAGGCATGCTAGACATCGCTCTGTTCTTGGCTAACATCACGCACATGAAGACTGTCATTGAACAAGGAGCAGGATACAG GTACTATGCTGCTGTCCTGACGCTCATATCCTTCTCCCTGGCTCTTCAGATAGTTGCCGGCGTTTTGATTATTATAATAG CTCGTTTTGAGCTGACACTCCTCCCCTCGTGCCGACGATGTTTGAACTTCCTGAACAATCTGGTCACTGGCATCATCTTCCTCACCCTCCTTGTAAACATCATCAAAGCTGCATTTGGCACACAACGCAGCTGCCTTCTCCGGTGGCTATTTCATCGCTTTATCTTATGA
- the LOC116736979 gene encoding ninjurin-2-like isoform X4: MQGLGKTERGEQGRDIDLASMRSTMPASGPLQGVSTPTLNMNLYATKKTAAEGMLDIALFLANITHMKTVIEQGAGYRYYAAVLTLISFSLALQIVAGVLIIIIARRDLNEEANQKRLDSLNNKATLAIFLIFITNIFISVLGMERTGLFARMHF; the protein is encoded by the exons ATGCAGGGACTGGGGAAGACGGAGAGAGGAGAGCAGGGACGCGACATCGACCTGGCGTCGATGAGATCCACCATGCCAGCCAGCGGCCCGCTGCAG ggaGTTTCCACACCTACCTTGAACATGAACCTGTATGCTACCAAGAAGACAGCAGCTGAAGGCATGCTAGACATCGCTCTGTTCTTGGCTAACATCACGCACATGAAGACTGTCATTGAACAAGGAGCAGGATACAG GTACTATGCTGCTGTCCTGACGCTCATATCCTTCTCCCTGGCTCTTCAGATAGTTGCCGGCGTTTTGATTATTATAATAG CCCGACGGGACTTAAATGAAGAGGCCAACCAGAAACGCCTGGACAGCTTGAACAACAAAGCAACCCTTGCTatcttcctcatcttcatcaccaacatctttatttctgtccttGGGATGGAGCGCACCGGCCTATTTGCCAGGATGCACTTCTGA